One region of Chanodichthys erythropterus isolate Z2021 chromosome 19, ASM2448905v1, whole genome shotgun sequence genomic DNA includes:
- the star2 gene encoding steroidogenic acute regulatory protein, mitochondrial: MLPAVVKLCCGISYPHLRSMAGLQRAALAAFGQEIAHLQSRGQISHPAWSPLRWTRHKESGKTDPAEQRTAALADEDVFYLRQGEEALNEALDIVESKDGWKLEMAETNGDVIYSKVLRGNRKVFRLEAELDASPDKLHDILFVRVEEMHEWNPNIRRIRVLKHVGRNTMVTHEVSAETAGNLIGQRDFLSVRHSSKSESCVYLGGAATRLESFPPQPGFVRAEDGPTCIILQPLQDRPDRSHFIWLLNMDVKGWLPQSLVNKALPRAQVDFTKHLRRRLATQNPENRR; encoded by the exons ATGCTGCCGGCCGTCGTGAAGCTCTGCTGTGGAATCTCATACCCACATTTGAGGAGCATGGCAG GTCTGCAGCGTGCAGCTCTTGCAGCGTTCGGGCAGGAGATTGCACACTTGCAGAGCAGAGGGCAAATTAGCCATCCTGCATGGAGCCCTTTGAGATGGACTCGCCACAAGGAGTCTGGAA AGACAGACCCAGCAGAGCAGAGGACGGCAGCACTGGCCGATGAGGACGTGTTTTATCTGAGACAAGGAGAAGAAGCCCTGAATGAAGCTCTAGACATCGTGGAGTCCAAGGATGGATGGAAACTCGAGATGGCCGAG ACGAATGGAGACGTAATCTACAGTAAGGTTCTCAGAGGAAACAGGAAGGTTTTCCGACTGGAAGCTGAGCTGGATGCATCTCCAGATAAACTTCATGACATCTTGTTCGTCAGAGTGGAGGAGATGCACGAATGGAACCCCAACATCAGACGCATTAGA GTTCTGAAACATGTGGGGAGGAACACCATGGTTACACACGAGGTGTCGGCAGAAACAGCGGGAAACCTGATTGGCCAGCGGGACTTCCTGAGCGTCAGACATTCATCGAAGAGCGAGTCATGTGTTTATTTGGGCGGAGCTGCGACGCGGTTAGAGTCCTTTCCGCCTCAGCCGGGGTTTGTCAG GGCTGAAGATGGACCCACCTGCATCATCCTGCAGCCGCTTCAGGACCGTCCAGACCGGAGTCACTTCATCTGGCTTCTCAATATGGATGTGAAG GGCTGGCTGCCACAGTCACTAGTGAACAAGGCTCTTCCTCGAGCACAAGTGGACTTCACGAAACATCTGCGTCGCCGTCTGGCCACACAAAACCCAGAAAACAGGAGATGA